One region of Citrus sinensis cultivar Valencia sweet orange chromosome 6, DVS_A1.0, whole genome shotgun sequence genomic DNA includes:
- the LOC102618537 gene encoding cysteine-rich receptor-like protein kinase 44: MGFKILLGFVSYMLLSIIRLTSGQTCYDTGNFTTNSTYGKNRDLFLSSLASTVTANKGFYTATIGQIPDEVYGLALCRGDSSPESCASCLNFTVLDMMKNCPNQKEAISWEGMDFPCVVRYSSRSFFGKLELKPTEIAHNVNNITSSLTQFDRIWRSLMDRVLAKASLGTSKLKFATDEANLTSSETIYALMQCTPDISQSDCEFCLRQSMADVQSCCYGKKGSYIMGPSCIFRWEMYPFYGATADSLSPSPLSPPSTTTDTTIAKDKGGNSISSGTVVIIVVSTSTFIIALVALITCVFLRRRKKKQKQNLRKADEINTVESLQFDFSTIRDATNNFSTDNKLGQGGFGAVYKGRLSHGQEIAVKRLSKNSVQGELEFKNEVLLVARLQHRNLVRLLGFSFEETERLLIYEFVPNSSVDKFIFDAIKRVQLDWETRHKIIGGIARGILYLHEDSRLRIIHRDLKASNILLDADMIPKISDFGMARLFEMDQTQGDTSRIVGTFGYMAPEYVTRGHFSIKSDVFSFGVLVLEIISGQKNNSFRIGEEAEDLLTYAWKNWNEGTALNLIDPTLRNGSSSEIMRCVHIGLLCVQENVANRPTMASVVVMLNSSSLSLPLPSQPAFFMHSTMEQDNLEFTSSDQSKSGSIHFTVNEVTISELDPR; this comes from the exons AtgggttttaaaattttgcttGGTTTCGTTTCTTACATGCTTCTGAGTATCATTCGTCTTACCTCCGGTCAGACATGCTACGATACAGGAAACTTCACCACTAATAGTACCTACGGTAAGAATCGGGACCTGTTTCTCTCATCTCTTGCTTCTACCGTAACCGCGAACAAGGGTTTCTACACTGCCACCATTGGCCAGATTCCCGACGAAGTTTACGGTCTTGCACTCTGCAGAGGAGATTCTTCTCCAGAATCATGTGCCAGCTGCCTGAATTTCACAGTTCTTGATATGATGAAGAACTGTCCGAACCAAAAAGAAGCAATTTCATGGGAAGGAATGGATTTTCCTTGCGTTGTCCGCTATTCAAGCCGCTCTTTCTTTGGAAAACTAGAGCTGAAACCCACAGAAATCGCCcataatgtaaataatatcaCTTCAAGTTTGACACAGTTTGATCGGATCTGGAGGAGTTTAATGGATCGCGTACTGGCAAAAGCTTCTTTGGGCACTTCCAAGCTCAAATTTGCAACTGATGAGGCAAATTTGACAAGCTCTGAAACGATATATGCACTAATGCAGTGCACTCCAGATATATCCCAGAGTGACTGTGAATTTTGTCTACGTCAAAGTATGGCTGATGTGCAGAGTTGCTGTTATGGGAAGAAAGGAAGTTATATTATGGGACCCAGCTGTATATTTCGCTGGGAAATGTATCCATTCTATGGAGCTACTGCTGATTCTTTATCGCCATCTCCTCTGAGTCCACCCAGTACTACTACTGATACGACAATCGCCAAAG ACAAAGGCGGCAATAGCATTTCATCTGGAACTGTCGTAATCATTGTTGTTTCTACGAGTACTTTCATCATTGCACTTGTTGCTTTGATCACTTGTGTCTTTCTACGAaggaggaagaagaagcagaagcagaaTCTCAGAAAAG CCGATGAAATCAATACTGTGGAATCCTTGCAATTTGACTTCAGCACCATCAGAGATGCAACAAATAACTTCTCCACAGATAATAAGCTTGGACAAGGTGGATTTGGTGCTGTTTACAAG GGAAGGCTTTCACACGGACAGGAAATAGCAGTAAAGAGGCTGTCTAAAAATTCGGTTCAAGGAGAACTAGAATTTAAAAACGAGGTCCTATTGGTGGCCAGGCTTCAACATAGAAATTTGGTTAGGCTTCTAGGTTTCTCCTTTGAAGAAACCGAAAGGCTTCTCATCTATGAGTTTGTGCCGAATTCAAGCgtagataaatttatatttg ATGCAATCAAGCGCGTGCAACTAGATTGGGAAACTCGACACAAAATCATTGGGGGTATAGCTCGAGGAATTCTTTACCTTCACGAAGATTCAAGGTTACGGATCATTCATCGTGACCTCAAAGCAAGTAATATTCTTTTAGACGCAGACATGATTCCAAAAATTTCAGACTTTGGAATGGCAAGGTTGTTTGAAATGGATCAAACTCAAGGCGATACAAGTAGAATTGTCGGGACCTT tgGTTACATGGCTCCAGAATATGTAACTCGAGGACACTTCTCCATAAAATCTGATGTTTTTAGCTTTGGTGTGTTAGTCTTGGAAATCATCAGTGGTCAAAAGAATAATAGTTTCCGTATTGGAGAGGAGGCAGAGGACTTACTGACTTAC GCATGGAAAAATTGGAACGAAGGAACAGCTTTAAATCTGATAGATCCCACACTGAGGAACGGTTCCAGTAGTGAAATAATGAGATGCGTCCACATCGGATTGCTATGTGTTCAAGAAAATGTTGCAAATAGACCAACCATGGCTTCAGTTGTTGTCATGCTTAATAGCAGCTCTCTCTCCCTGCCACTACCTTCGCAGCCTGCATTTTTTATGCACTCTACAATGGAGCAGGATAATTTGGAATTCACCTCATCTGATCAATCTAAAAGCGGTTCCATTCATTTTACAGTCAATGAAGTTACAATTAGTGAGCTAGACCCTCGCTAA